Proteins from one Caldalkalibacillus salinus genomic window:
- a CDS encoding ABC transporter ATP-binding protein — MLTCNIRKELRDFELDIEFTIGKETLVIVGHSGCGKSTTLRAIAGLIRPDQGEITIGDQFLFSHDKKINMIPEEREIGFLFQNYALFPHLTVYENVGFGLAARHIPPAEQKKRVEEQLALVGMTEYIDNMPDELSGGQQQRVALARALVLEPKILLLDEPLSALDVTTRDRVRRELKKTLSLLNIPAVVVTHDYEDAISLGQRILVMDEGKIIQEGTSQELIQAPRSSFVADFSGTNYFDGRMTKQEDGLAHFKLERWGETLRSTARSEGEQSIVIQPWDIRLTKEKPSASRANVLASKVINILMYGNRLRVDLEGPIPLVVEVQGEDITALMGMEEGDDVYAVIEPEAVKVLEKSTPVRKSS; from the coding sequence ATGCTCACATGTAATATCCGTAAAGAACTACGTGATTTCGAGTTAGATATTGAGTTTACAATCGGGAAGGAAACGCTCGTGATCGTCGGGCATAGTGGCTGTGGTAAAAGTACCACATTGAGAGCCATCGCAGGGCTAATTCGGCCCGATCAGGGTGAGATCACCATCGGTGACCAGTTCCTATTTAGCCATGACAAAAAGATTAATATGATTCCTGAGGAGCGTGAAATTGGCTTTTTATTTCAAAATTATGCCTTGTTTCCCCACTTAACCGTCTACGAAAACGTCGGCTTTGGTCTGGCGGCCCGACACATCCCCCCTGCTGAACAAAAAAAGAGGGTGGAGGAACAGCTGGCCTTAGTGGGGATGACGGAGTACATAGATAATATGCCTGATGAACTGTCCGGGGGTCAGCAACAGCGCGTGGCCTTAGCCAGAGCACTCGTGCTAGAACCGAAAATCCTTCTACTGGATGAACCGCTATCGGCCCTTGACGTGACCACACGCGATCGCGTGCGAAGAGAGTTGAAGAAAACATTGTCCTTATTAAACATCCCGGCCGTTGTGGTGACACACGATTATGAAGACGCCATCTCTCTAGGGCAACGTATTCTCGTCATGGACGAAGGCAAAATCATTCAGGAAGGGACATCTCAAGAACTTATTCAAGCGCCGCGTTCCTCTTTTGTCGCTGATTTTAGTGGCACCAACTACTTCGATGGGCGAATGACGAAACAGGAAGATGGGTTAGCTCATTTTAAACTAGAACGATGGGGAGAAACGTTACGCTCAACGGCGAGAAGTGAAGGTGAGCAATCCATCGTGATTCAACCATGGGATATACGACTGACCAAGGAGAAACCATCAGCCTCACGGGCCAATGTCCTCGCTAGTAAAGTAATCAACATACTCATGTACGGAAACCGCCTACGGGTGGACTTAGAAGGGCCCATACCGCTCGTTGTAGAGGTTCAAGGAGAGGACATCACAGCACTGATGGGCATGGAAGAAGGGGATGATGTTTACGCCGTCATCGAACCTGAAGCTGTGAAGGTCCTAGAGAAGTCGACCCCTGTAAGGAAGTCCAGTTAG
- a CDS encoding alpha/beta fold hydrolase, with protein MKCVKGCMLIHGFTGSPREIKPLADYFREHTEWKVYTPTLAGHGNEHSLEETTWQDWIRSAEQALQTAVRECDEVYLIGFSMGGLIAGHLSSRYPVSKLILLSPAVYAPHTQQLVRELSGVAKGFFNEEAYARQSLQRYRKKWTSTPIKAVVNFRRLVRQLKPSLKDIRVPLLIIHGEKDHVAHPKGAKYLYQCVQSSEKELLLLKDSKHIVCHDCEREILFEKVSQFLNATTKEPMLEPEH; from the coding sequence GTGAAGTGTGTGAAGGGGTGTATGTTGATCCACGGTTTCACCGGTAGTCCCCGTGAAATCAAACCTTTAGCAGATTATTTTCGCGAACACACGGAATGGAAGGTTTATACTCCCACTTTGGCTGGACACGGAAATGAACACTCTTTAGAAGAGACAACGTGGCAGGATTGGATTCGTTCAGCAGAGCAAGCCCTTCAAACTGCCGTACGAGAATGCGATGAAGTCTATCTCATTGGCTTCTCGATGGGTGGCCTCATTGCCGGACATCTCTCTTCGCGTTACCCGGTATCTAAGTTAATATTGCTTAGCCCAGCTGTATACGCACCACATACCCAACAGCTAGTCAGAGAGCTGTCTGGCGTCGCCAAAGGTTTCTTTAATGAGGAGGCGTACGCACGACAAAGTTTGCAACGTTACAGAAAGAAATGGACGTCCACACCGATCAAAGCGGTTGTAAACTTCCGTAGGCTTGTTAGACAACTCAAACCATCATTAAAAGACATACGCGTGCCTTTGTTAATTATACATGGCGAGAAAGATCACGTGGCCCATCCTAAGGGGGCTAAATACCTCTACCAGTGTGTACAATCTTCCGAAAAAGAGTTGCTCTTACTCAAAGATTCAAAGCACATCGTGTGTCACGATTGTGAGCGAGAGATATTGTTTGAGAAGGTCTCTCAATTTCTAAACGCAACAACCAAAGAGCCGATGCTAGAGCCCGAGCACTAA
- a CDS encoding alpha/beta hydrolase produces MEHTTLPQPLTLKATDSKVGVLLIHGFTGTTNEIRELGEYLHAQGYTVHAPLLKGHGCTPEEMACTTWVDWWVSAKTGYSHLKALGCEHIVPVGLSMGGLLSLKIAQYERVLGIVTLCAPIKVHDRRMGLAQYLYHLKPYLKRREKKAYHIEKELFIYDRTPIKCIASLHNLMENVGYALPVIRAPIMIIQSEQDETVDPCSGRILYQKIGSATKELKYFQKSGHIITLDEEKDDLFDIVHQYIKRLERSDSLDQQGNIT; encoded by the coding sequence ATGGAACATACAACGTTACCACAGCCATTGACATTAAAAGCTACCGATTCAAAGGTAGGCGTTTTACTCATACACGGTTTCACGGGAACGACGAATGAGATTCGGGAGTTAGGAGAGTATCTACATGCTCAAGGATACACGGTTCACGCCCCTCTGCTAAAAGGACACGGTTGCACACCAGAGGAAATGGCGTGCACAACGTGGGTAGACTGGTGGGTGAGTGCCAAGACAGGCTATAGCCACTTAAAAGCGTTGGGGTGTGAGCATATTGTACCTGTTGGTTTGTCCATGGGTGGACTCCTATCACTTAAAATTGCTCAGTATGAGCGGGTCTTGGGGATCGTCACCTTGTGTGCCCCAATTAAGGTACACGATCGAAGGATGGGATTAGCACAATACCTTTATCATCTAAAGCCTTACCTCAAACGTCGGGAGAAAAAGGCCTATCATATTGAAAAAGAACTTTTCATCTATGATCGCACGCCCATAAAATGTATCGCCAGCTTGCATAACCTTATGGAGAATGTGGGCTATGCACTACCCGTGATTCGAGCGCCTATCATGATCATACAATCTGAGCAGGATGAAACGGTAGATCCCTGCAGTGGAAGAATCTTATATCAGAAGATTGGCAGTGCCACAAAGGAGCTTAAATATTTTCAGAAATCAGGACACATAATTACCTTAGACGAAGAAAAAGATGACCTGTTTGACATCGTACATCAATATATCAAACGACTAGAAAGGAGTGATAGCCTTGATCAACAGGGAAACATTACTTGA
- the rnr gene encoding ribonuclease R has protein sequence MREDAYKPLTVQELEEVFEIDGSDAFKQLVKLLNELEEEGEIIRTRSNRYGVPERMNLVKGTIQGNAKGFGFLIPDIAEQPDVFIAGKDLNGAMNRDKVLVRINHESSGPKLEGEVIRIIQRGVQQVVGTFQDLENYGFVVTDDKRMTHDVFIPKEKFNGAAEGHKVVVQLTKYPEGRRNAEGEVLEILGHKNDPGVDILSIIRAYELPGPFPEDVMAEAEAVPNEIDEEEIKGRRDLREETIVTIDGADAKDLDDAISLEQNDQGNYVLGVHIADVSYYVKEGSALDKEAYQRGTSVYLVDRVIPMIPHRLSNGICSLNPKVDRLTLSCQMEITPQGEVIQHDIFPSVIRSTERMTYTDVRQIVERENDDVVKHYEPLVPFFDLMRELALILRGRRMGRGAIDFDFKEASIQVDEDGKPVEVHIRERSIAEQIIEEFMLVANETVAEHVNWMDLPFIYRIHEDPNPEKLQAFVEFITNFGYLVRGKANSVHPRALQQLLEQIQDTPEQAIISTVMLRSMKQARYESENVGHFGLAADYYTHFTSPIRRYPDLIVHRLLRKYIFEKNVQENTQATWAEKLPVIAEHTSNRERLAQEAERQTDDLKKAQYMEDKVGEEFEGVISGVTSFGIFVELPNTIEGLVHVSYLTDDYYHYHEKQYAMIGERTGKVFRLGDQVTVQVVKVDLDERSIDFEMVDRETGQPLKRNKKAKVIKLNDGKDKKGTRKPKKDDKKKQNNGLKRKAKKAQKKRKR, from the coding sequence ATGCGGGAGGACGCCTATAAGCCCTTAACCGTTCAGGAGCTTGAAGAAGTGTTTGAGATCGACGGTTCAGACGCGTTTAAGCAACTCGTTAAGCTTTTGAATGAGCTGGAGGAAGAAGGCGAAATTATCCGCACTCGCTCGAACAGATACGGTGTACCAGAAAGAATGAACCTGGTCAAAGGCACCATTCAAGGGAATGCCAAGGGGTTCGGTTTCCTTATTCCAGACATAGCGGAACAGCCTGATGTCTTCATTGCGGGGAAAGATTTAAACGGTGCGATGAACAGAGACAAAGTACTCGTGAGAATCAATCATGAATCATCCGGTCCCAAGCTAGAGGGTGAGGTTATTCGGATTATTCAGCGTGGTGTACAACAGGTGGTCGGCACCTTCCAGGATCTTGAGAATTATGGCTTCGTTGTCACCGATGATAAGCGCATGACCCACGACGTCTTCATCCCCAAAGAGAAATTTAATGGGGCAGCTGAAGGACATAAGGTTGTTGTTCAACTGACCAAGTACCCCGAAGGCAGAAGGAATGCGGAAGGGGAGGTGCTCGAAATTCTGGGACATAAAAATGACCCGGGCGTCGATATCCTTTCCATCATACGTGCCTACGAGCTACCCGGTCCTTTTCCAGAGGATGTCATGGCTGAGGCTGAGGCTGTTCCTAACGAAATAGATGAGGAAGAAATCAAAGGCCGCCGTGATTTAAGAGAAGAAACGATCGTGACCATCGACGGGGCAGACGCCAAAGACCTAGACGATGCGATCTCACTTGAACAAAATGACCAAGGAAACTACGTCCTAGGCGTACATATTGCTGATGTGAGTTATTATGTGAAAGAAGGTTCAGCTCTAGATAAAGAGGCTTACCAACGGGGGACCAGTGTGTACTTGGTTGATCGGGTCATCCCTATGATCCCCCATCGCCTATCCAACGGAATATGTAGTTTGAATCCAAAAGTAGATCGTTTGACGCTATCCTGTCAGATGGAAATCACACCACAAGGAGAAGTGATTCAGCACGACATTTTTCCGAGCGTGATTCGTTCAACAGAGCGTATGACTTATACCGACGTACGTCAAATCGTGGAAAGAGAAAACGACGATGTAGTCAAGCACTATGAACCCTTAGTGCCCTTCTTCGATCTTATGAGGGAATTGGCCCTGATCTTAAGAGGAAGGCGTATGGGACGGGGCGCGATAGACTTCGACTTTAAGGAAGCGAGTATACAGGTGGACGAAGATGGTAAGCCAGTGGAGGTGCACATTCGGGAACGTTCCATTGCTGAACAGATCATTGAAGAGTTCATGCTGGTCGCCAATGAAACCGTAGCGGAACACGTAAACTGGATGGACTTGCCCTTCATATATCGTATACACGAAGACCCCAATCCAGAAAAACTCCAAGCGTTTGTTGAGTTTATCACTAATTTTGGATACCTAGTGCGGGGCAAAGCGAATAGTGTCCATCCACGAGCGCTACAGCAGTTGCTTGAGCAAATTCAGGATACGCCAGAACAAGCGATCATCAGCACAGTCATGCTACGCTCCATGAAACAAGCAAGATACGAGTCTGAAAACGTCGGGCACTTCGGCTTAGCCGCAGACTATTACACTCACTTTACGTCTCCGATTCGTCGTTATCCTGACCTTATCGTGCACCGTCTTCTGCGCAAATATATATTTGAGAAAAATGTGCAAGAGAACACGCAGGCAACTTGGGCTGAAAAACTCCCGGTCATTGCTGAGCACACGTCTAATCGAGAACGTTTGGCTCAGGAGGCTGAACGTCAAACGGACGACTTGAAAAAAGCACAATACATGGAGGATAAAGTAGGGGAAGAGTTTGAAGGCGTGATCAGCGGTGTGACCTCCTTCGGTATCTTTGTAGAACTCCCCAACACCATCGAAGGGCTCGTCCATGTCAGTTACTTAACGGATGATTATTATCACTACCATGAGAAACAGTACGCTATGATCGGTGAGCGCACAGGTAAAGTCTTTCGTTTAGGAGATCAAGTCACTGTACAGGTGGTCAAAGTAGACTTAGACGAACGCTCCATTGATTTTGAAATGGTGGATCGTGAAACAGGCCAGCCACTCAAAAGAAATAAAAAAGCCAAAGTCATTAAGCTAAACGACGGCAAAGATAAAAAAGGGACACGTAAACCCAAAAAAGACGATAAGAAAAAACAAAACAATGGCTTAAAAAGAAAAGCGAAGAAAGCTCAAAAGAAAAGAAAACGCTAA
- the gpmI gene encoding 2,3-bisphosphoglycerate-independent phosphoglycerate mutase, with translation MSQKKPVALIILDGFALRDEEKGNAVAQAKTPHFDRYWENYPHTMLKACGEAVGLPEGQMGNSEVGHLNIGAGRVVYQDLTRVNKAINEGTFYENDVMVKAMRYAREQNKKLHFYGLLSDGGVHSHIEHLFAMLDLAKQEKVKDVYVHAFLDGRDVAPDSARGYIEQLIQKMDEIGVGQLATIQGRYYSMDRDKRWDRTEKAYRAMVYGEGPKYKDPIQAIVTSYENSVYDEFVVPTVMVDENDQPIGLIESEDAVVFYNFRPDRAIQISQVFTNEDFRGFDRGEQFPRDLHYVCLTHFSETVDGFVAYKPENLDNTLGEVLTQNGLTQLRIAETEKYPHVTFFFSGGREAKFDGETRVLINSPKVATYDLQPEMSAYEVKDQLLEEIESDKHDVIILNFANPDMVGHSGKLEPTVKAVEVVDECLGEIVDKLKAKGGTAVITADHGNADMVMDEEGNPHTAHTTYPVPFIVTQENSTLREDGILADISPTILDLLEVKKPKEMTGTSLIKGNEV, from the coding sequence ATGAGTCAGAAAAAACCTGTCGCTTTAATCATCTTAGATGGATTCGCCTTAAGAGATGAAGAAAAAGGGAATGCGGTCGCACAGGCCAAAACACCCCATTTTGATCGATATTGGGAGAACTACCCCCATACCATGTTAAAAGCTTGTGGTGAAGCGGTTGGGTTGCCTGAAGGGCAGATGGGGAACTCAGAAGTAGGCCACTTGAACATCGGCGCAGGCCGAGTGGTATATCAAGATCTTACACGTGTGAATAAGGCCATCAACGAAGGGACGTTTTACGAGAATGACGTCATGGTTAAAGCCATGCGATACGCACGTGAACAAAATAAAAAACTCCATTTTTATGGTCTATTGTCTGACGGGGGCGTTCATAGTCACATTGAGCACCTGTTTGCTATGCTCGACCTGGCCAAACAGGAAAAGGTGAAGGACGTCTACGTGCATGCCTTTCTTGATGGACGTGACGTTGCTCCTGACAGTGCACGTGGCTATATTGAACAACTCATTCAAAAAATGGATGAAATCGGTGTTGGTCAGCTAGCCACCATCCAAGGGCGATACTACTCAATGGACCGTGACAAGCGTTGGGACCGTACGGAAAAAGCGTACCGTGCCATGGTTTATGGTGAAGGGCCCAAATATAAGGACCCAATCCAAGCGATTGTGACGTCGTACGAGAACAGTGTTTATGATGAATTTGTCGTGCCGACCGTCATGGTTGATGAAAATGATCAGCCAATCGGTTTAATCGAATCTGAGGACGCCGTCGTATTCTATAACTTTAGACCGGACCGTGCCATTCAAATCTCACAAGTCTTTACCAACGAAGACTTCCGAGGCTTTGACAGAGGGGAACAATTCCCTAGAGATCTTCACTATGTGTGTCTCACGCATTTCAGTGAAACAGTCGATGGCTTTGTCGCTTACAAGCCAGAAAATCTAGATAACACATTGGGTGAAGTGCTCACACAGAACGGCCTCACCCAATTGCGTATTGCAGAGACTGAGAAATACCCTCACGTCACGTTCTTCTTTAGTGGTGGTAGAGAAGCCAAATTTGACGGGGAAACGAGAGTACTCATTAACTCTCCGAAGGTTGCCACGTATGACTTACAGCCTGAGATGAGTGCATACGAGGTAAAGGATCAGCTGCTAGAAGAGATTGAGTCAGATAAGCATGACGTGATTATTTTAAACTTTGCTAATCCTGACATGGTAGGACACTCTGGTAAACTAGAGCCAACAGTGAAGGCTGTTGAAGTTGTTGACGAGTGTCTCGGTGAGATTGTGGATAAACTTAAGGCCAAAGGTGGCACTGCTGTTATTACAGCGGACCATGGTAACGCGGACATGGTGATGGATGAAGAGGGTAACCCTCACACGGCCCACACGACGTATCCTGTGCCGTTTATCGTCACACAAGAAAACAGCACCTTAAGAGAAGACGGTATTTTGGCAGATATTTCACCGACGATCTTAGACTTATTAGAGGTTAAGAAACCAAAAGAAATGACGGGAACATCATTGATTAAAGGAAACGAAGTATAA
- a CDS encoding 4Fe-4S dicluster domain-containing protein — protein sequence MTKQLGMLIDLRACAGCHACSVSCKSEHDVPLGSFRTRVETQEQGTYPQVKKQFVPLMCNQCTDAPCITSCPTGSLSKDENGVVVVNEDTCTSVGACVSACPYDAIYLHPDTGKAEKCDFCSDRMADGGLPACVSTCPTNALEIGDVSDPDSDISQHIREHGAEPIYKSDDELVPHVYYIQPDEVFREGLARLSGINDLAQKHKTTRLASSIPRGRGEGRP from the coding sequence ATGACGAAGCAACTGGGGATGCTCATAGACCTGAGAGCTTGCGCAGGATGTCACGCCTGCTCTGTTTCCTGTAAATCGGAGCATGACGTTCCGTTGGGGTCTTTTCGAACCAGAGTTGAAACACAAGAACAGGGAACGTACCCCCAAGTAAAAAAGCAATTTGTACCGCTCATGTGTAACCAATGTACGGACGCCCCTTGTATCACCTCGTGCCCCACAGGTTCATTATCTAAAGATGAGAACGGCGTCGTTGTCGTCAATGAGGACACGTGTACCAGTGTGGGTGCATGCGTATCGGCTTGCCCTTATGATGCCATATACTTGCATCCTGACACGGGTAAAGCAGAAAAGTGTGACTTTTGCTCCGACAGAATGGCTGACGGTGGCCTACCGGCATGTGTCAGTACGTGTCCAACCAACGCTTTAGAGATAGGAGACGTCAGCGATCCCGATTCCGACATTTCCCAGCATATACGTGAACACGGGGCGGAGCCTATATACAAATCGGACGACGAGCTAGTCCCACACGTGTACTACATACAACCAGATGAAGTCTTCAGAGAGGGTTTAGCCCGCCTTAGCGGCATTAACGACCTTGCACAAAAACATAAAACCACTCGCCTAGCGTCATCCATCCCGCGTGGAAGAGGAGAGGGTCGTCCATGA
- the eno gene encoding phosphopyruvate hydratase: protein MIISDVFARQVLDSRGNPTVEVEVQLESGAIGRAIVPSGASTGAHEAVELRDGDKEVFLGKGVTKAVENVNETIAPELIGYDARDQVGIDELMIDLDGTPNKSKLGANAILGVSMAIARAAAEGLGQELYEYLGGFNAKTLPVPMMNILNGGEHADNNVDIQEFMVMPVGADSFTHALRMGAEIFHSLKKVLSEQGLNTAVGDEGGFAPNLSSNEEAISTIITAIEKAGYKPGEEVFIALDVAATELYQDGQYVLKGEGVTRTTDEMVSFYEELINKYPIISIEDGLDEDDWDGWNKLTETIGNRVQLVGDDLFVTNTERLSKGIEQNVGNSILVKVNQIGTLTETFDAIEMAKRAGYTAVISHRSGETEDTTIADIAVATNAGQIKTGAPSRTDRVAKYNQLLRIEDKLAYVGLYGGSDAFYNLKK from the coding sequence ATGATTATTTCTGACGTATTTGCACGCCAAGTATTAGATTCTCGTGGGAATCCTACAGTAGAGGTAGAAGTACAGCTCGAGTCTGGTGCGATCGGAAGAGCAATCGTTCCTTCTGGTGCTTCTACAGGTGCTCACGAAGCCGTTGAATTAAGAGATGGGGACAAGGAAGTCTTTCTAGGTAAAGGGGTTACCAAAGCTGTAGAGAACGTCAATGAGACGATCGCCCCTGAGCTTATCGGTTATGATGCACGTGACCAAGTTGGGATCGATGAATTAATGATCGACCTAGACGGGACACCTAATAAGTCTAAGCTTGGTGCCAATGCCATCCTAGGGGTGTCCATGGCTATAGCAAGAGCTGCTGCTGAAGGTCTAGGACAAGAACTATATGAGTACCTTGGCGGATTCAATGCCAAGACACTACCTGTCCCTATGATGAACATTCTCAATGGTGGGGAGCACGCGGATAATAACGTGGATATCCAAGAATTTATGGTTATGCCAGTCGGTGCGGACAGCTTCACACACGCCCTACGTATGGGTGCAGAAATTTTCCACAGTCTAAAGAAAGTGTTAAGCGAACAAGGGTTGAACACGGCGGTTGGTGACGAGGGTGGTTTTGCCCCCAACCTTTCTTCAAACGAAGAAGCGATCAGTACCATCATCACAGCGATTGAAAAAGCAGGGTATAAGCCAGGAGAAGAAGTGTTTATCGCATTGGATGTCGCTGCAACTGAGCTATACCAAGATGGCCAATACGTGTTAAAAGGTGAAGGTGTCACACGTACAACAGACGAAATGGTTTCCTTCTACGAAGAGCTGATTAACAAGTATCCGATTATTTCAATCGAAGACGGCTTAGATGAAGACGATTGGGATGGCTGGAACAAGCTAACGGAAACGATCGGGAACCGCGTACAGCTTGTAGGCGATGACCTATTCGTGACCAACACTGAACGTCTATCTAAAGGAATTGAACAAAACGTGGGTAACTCTATCCTCGTAAAAGTAAACCAAATCGGTACTCTAACTGAGACGTTTGACGCAATCGAAATGGCCAAACGTGCCGGCTACACAGCTGTCATCTCCCACCGTTCTGGGGAAACTGAAGATACAACGATTGCCGATATCGCTGTAGCCACAAACGCTGGACAAATCAAAACGGGGGCGCCTTCTAGAACAGATCGCGTTGCCAAATATAACCAGTTACTTAGAATCGAAGACAAACTCGCATACGTTGGGCTTTACGGTGGCTCTGACGCCTTCTATAACTTAAAGAAGTAA
- a CDS encoding ABC transporter permease has product MYKWFQIPLFSLIVILALGFIFLPMVAVFFDMSPQEIWTQLQTPMAYESLKLSIYTTLITMTIILVFGTPLAYFLATKDFPGKQFLDVLIQLPIVIPPAVAGVGLLMVFGRYGLLGTWIDMMGIQVAFTAVAVVMAQTFISAPFYIMAARTAFSGVDPNLISVSRTLGSSRLRTFFKVIMPLAAPGLITGAALSWGRALGEFGATIMFAGNLPGVTQVMPLAIFSAMESDMSIAVALSALLILVAFILLLSVKGVEYYPRFKRYWRKRKGKQQHAHM; this is encoded by the coding sequence ATGTATAAATGGTTCCAAATTCCTTTATTCTCATTGATTGTCATCCTAGCGTTAGGGTTTATCTTTCTCCCTATGGTCGCTGTTTTCTTTGATATGTCTCCTCAGGAGATATGGACCCAATTACAAACCCCTATGGCTTACGAATCGTTAAAACTAAGCATCTATACCACATTAATCACGATGACCATTATCCTCGTCTTTGGGACACCCCTTGCTTATTTCTTAGCGACAAAAGATTTTCCGGGGAAGCAGTTCTTAGACGTCCTCATTCAGCTTCCGATAGTGATCCCGCCAGCTGTAGCCGGTGTGGGGCTTCTCATGGTCTTTGGCCGTTACGGGTTGCTCGGTACCTGGATTGACATGATGGGGATTCAGGTTGCTTTTACAGCCGTGGCGGTTGTCATGGCTCAAACCTTTATATCTGCGCCATTCTATATCATGGCGGCTCGTACCGCCTTTTCCGGCGTAGATCCTAATCTTATTTCGGTCTCTCGTACACTAGGCAGCTCAAGGTTGCGAACATTCTTCAAGGTGATCATGCCCTTGGCTGCGCCAGGACTTATTACCGGTGCAGCGTTAAGCTGGGGACGTGCATTAGGTGAGTTTGGGGCCACGATTATGTTTGCGGGAAACCTTCCCGGAGTGACGCAAGTGATGCCCTTAGCCATTTTCTCAGCGATGGAATCCGATATGAGCATCGCCGTTGCGTTGTCGGCATTGCTGATCCTCGTGGCCTTCATTTTATTACTCAGTGTCAAAGGGGTCGAATACTATCCGCGCTTCAAGCGATATTGGCGTAAGAGAAAGGGGAAGCAGCAACATGCTCACATGTAA
- the secG gene encoding preprotein translocase subunit SecG — protein sequence MIFKILLIIVSLGLIAVVLLQSGRSAGLSGAIGGGAEQIMGKQKARGADALLGKLTTVFAVLFILLSMTVAYIVGQ from the coding sequence ATGATCTTTAAAATACTACTCATCATCGTTTCCCTTGGTTTGATCGCTGTAGTGCTACTTCAAAGCGGACGTAGTGCTGGTTTGTCTGGCGCTATCGGCGGTGGTGCGGAACAAATTATGGGGAAACAAAAAGCTCGTGGTGCTGACGCACTACTCGGAAAGCTAACAACGGTATTTGCCGTACTGTTCATCTTATTGTCTATGACAGTAGCATATATTGTGGGTCAATAA
- the modA gene encoding molybdate ABC transporter substrate-binding protein, with product MKRKMEKHKTSYVTTFVLIGLCLFVLSGCSQADSQGQGEEAGGETLSVFAAAQLQDAFTELKEVFEEKHDVDVSINFAGSQVVRTQIEQGAPADVFASADLEHMEDLQQLGRVGEDTIFSHNTLTVLLPVDNPGNLERLEELDSKDYKLVVGVETVPIGKYARAFLKKAEDTFGSNYKENVLENVVSLETNTRAVSGKITLKEADAGIVYVTDVIPSIEDQVTTIEIPEDLNVITNNTIAVVSDAPNPDLAQQWVDFTLSEEGQDILAKHKFMKISNVIE from the coding sequence GTGAAGAGAAAAATGGAAAAACACAAGACTTCATACGTCACAACTTTTGTCTTGATAGGTTTATGTCTGTTTGTTTTATCTGGCTGTTCACAGGCTGATAGTCAAGGCCAAGGTGAGGAAGCGGGTGGTGAAACGCTGTCAGTTTTCGCAGCGGCTCAACTACAAGATGCTTTTACGGAACTGAAAGAAGTATTTGAGGAAAAGCATGACGTTGACGTGAGCATTAATTTTGCCGGGAGCCAGGTCGTTCGGACACAGATCGAGCAAGGGGCGCCAGCGGATGTTTTTGCCTCCGCTGACTTAGAACATATGGAGGATTTACAGCAATTAGGGCGTGTGGGTGAAGATACCATTTTCTCTCACAATACTTTGACGGTCCTTTTGCCCGTAGATAATCCAGGTAACCTTGAGCGTTTAGAAGAGCTCGATAGCAAAGATTATAAACTTGTCGTAGGGGTAGAAACAGTGCCCATCGGAAAGTACGCCAGAGCGTTCCTAAAAAAAGCGGAAGACACCTTCGGATCAAACTATAAGGAAAATGTGCTAGAGAATGTGGTCTCCCTAGAAACGAACACGAGAGCTGTATCAGGTAAGATTACGCTTAAGGAAGCAGACGCAGGAATCGTGTACGTGACGGATGTCATACCAAGCATCGAAGACCAAGTGACAACCATCGAGATCCCAGAGGATTTAAATGTGATCACAAATAACACGATTGCCGTCGTATCAGATGCCCCAAATCCTGATCTTGCTCAGCAATGGGTGGATTTTACCTTGTCCGAGGAAGGGCAAGACATTTTAGCCAAACATAAGTTTATGAAAATAAGTAATGTCATAGAGTAG